In Geminocystis sp. NIES-3709, a single genomic region encodes these proteins:
- the glmU gene encoding bifunctional UDP-N-acetylglucosamine diphosphorylase/glucosamine-1-phosphate N-acetyltransferase GlmU produces MLAVAILAAGKGTRMKSKLPKVLHPLGSKTLVERAIDSCNLVHLDRTLVIIGYEGDKIENALNHLQGVEFVQQKEQLGTGHAIMQLVPYLEDFRGDLIVLNGDVPLLRPETVEELVNTHQKNNNAATLLTANLPNPKGYGRVFCDGNNLVTQIVEDRDCNSAQKQNHRINAGVYCFNWQELKAILPKLTTNNDQQEYYLTEVVDYLNPVMALDVHDHLEISGINDRRQLAVAYDILQARVKEAWMMAGVTMIDPDSITIDETVKLGMDVTIEPQTHLRGNTIIGSGCKIGPGCLIDNTIIEDNTTVLYSVITDSKVSANTRIGPYAHLRGGVELGENCRVGNFVEIKKSSIGQKTNIAHLSYIGDATLGNQVNIGAGTITANYDGVNKHPTIIGDRTKTGSNSVFVAPVTIGEDVTVAAGSVITHDVPNDCLAIARGKQKTIEGWKKS; encoded by the coding sequence ATGTTAGCAGTCGCAATTCTTGCCGCCGGAAAAGGAACTCGAATGAAATCAAAACTTCCTAAAGTATTACACCCCCTAGGAAGTAAAACTCTTGTGGAAAGAGCGATCGATAGTTGTAATCTTGTGCATCTCGATCGAACCTTAGTAATTATTGGTTATGAAGGTGATAAAATCGAAAATGCCCTTAATCATCTACAAGGGGTAGAATTTGTACAACAGAAAGAGCAATTAGGCACCGGTCATGCTATTATGCAGTTAGTTCCCTATTTAGAAGATTTTAGGGGAGATTTGATTGTTTTAAATGGTGATGTACCCCTATTACGCCCCGAAACTGTTGAAGAATTGGTGAATACTCATCAGAAAAATAATAATGCGGCCACTCTTTTAACGGCTAATTTACCTAATCCGAAAGGTTACGGAAGGGTTTTCTGTGATGGGAATAACTTAGTAACTCAAATTGTCGAAGATAGAGATTGTAATTCCGCCCAAAAACAAAATCATCGTATCAATGCAGGAGTTTATTGTTTTAATTGGCAAGAATTAAAAGCTATTTTGCCAAAATTAACGACAAATAATGATCAACAAGAATATTATCTGACAGAAGTGGTGGACTATCTTAACCCGGTTATGGCTTTAGATGTTCACGATCATTTAGAAATTAGTGGTATAAACGATCGCCGTCAATTAGCTGTTGCCTACGATATTTTACAAGCAAGGGTAAAAGAAGCATGGATGATGGCTGGTGTAACCATGATTGATCCCGATAGCATCACCATCGATGAAACTGTTAAGTTAGGAATGGATGTCACGATCGAACCTCAAACTCATCTTAGAGGTAATACGATTATCGGTTCGGGGTGTAAAATAGGCCCTGGTTGTTTGATTGATAATACTATAATTGAAGATAATACTACCGTTTTATATTCTGTGATCACTGATAGTAAAGTATCAGCAAATACAAGAATAGGCCCTTATGCTCATTTACGAGGGGGTGTGGAGTTGGGAGAAAATTGTCGAGTAGGTAACTTTGTTGAAATTAAGAAAAGCTCGATCGGGCAAAAAACTAATATTGCCCATTTATCCTATATTGGAGATGCTACTTTAGGAAATCAAGTGAATATCGGAGCAGGAACTATTACCGCTAACTATGATGGAGTTAACAAACATCCTACCATCATCGGCGATCGAACTAAAACGGGTTCAAATAGTGTTTTTGTCGCCCCTGTCACCATTGGGGAAGATGTAACGGTTGCCGCAGGTTCTGTAATTACTCATGATGTACCTAATGATTGCCTTGCGATCGCACGGGGTAAACAGAAAACTATTGAGGGATGGAAGAAATCTTAA